DNA sequence from the Malus domestica chromosome 11, GDT2T_hap1 genome:
AATAAACCCTTTTTGAGCTTAGGATATGGAccaaaataaaatggacttAAATTTAAGTGGTTCACCCCTCAAAATTGGTTTATGTCCACTTTGTTGATCCAATTATATTTATTTCAAGACTACAAATAGCGCTTAGCCAATTACATGAACTTTCTCTTTTCTCAGTCTTCCAACCCCTTTACTAGACGATCCCCCTCTTTATATAGGCTCTCGATGAACCTAGAATCCTTTGGTTCCTCTCATTTGGCATTTAATGCGCCACCTATGTAGACTGGCGTATTGACACCTTTTTACCTACTAGTTGGGCATTCGGCGGTGAAGTGACTTTTATCAAGCTATGATTGCACGCCTTTTCTGGGCGAGGTGTGCTGAGAGACCTGCTCGGACTTGGTTATCAAACCCCGTCTCCTCGAGAATTGTCTCGACTACCTTTACGTTCCACCCTAGGCCTCTGCTCCTGATTGCGAGCCGCCATGTGGCTTGATTGAGGTCTAAGTAGACCTGCTCCTGGACACTTGTACCATAAAGTTGTCAGTCTGCCCATGTGCCTCTAACAGTAAAAAAGCACCTTGTACAACCTAGTCATGACTCAAGCTGAGCTAGTTGAAGATCGGCTTTAATGCTCGGGAACCTCTTGGACCTTGAGATTCTTTATCTTTCTTGGGCTATGACTTTACCTTGGGCTTTTCATGATTTCTTTCTCGGCCCCCATCATTATGTGGGCTTAAAAGTGCCCAACATTAACATGATCTTTGTCATTCGTGACAGATTTGCAAGGTGTATATATATccttcaagaaaagaaaagaaaggaaaaaagacAATGAACTTGCATGCTGCTGTTATGAAAAGAATAGGTGATGAATTGCTCTGGtgattagtattttttttcctcGAATTATTGTGTTTTAGGTTCAAATTCTATTTTTCTCCTTAGTATAGCTTTGAgtgattgaaggaaagatgagagaaaattggttacggtggtttggacatgtgaaacgaaggtctactgacgctccggttagaagatgcgattatgggacagaggttcatgCCCGAAGGGGTAGAACCaaggaagactttggaagagactctaagaaaagacttaagagtacttggatctaacggaagacgtgATACATAATTGAGTACAATgatgttctaggattcatataaccgaccccacttagtggaaaattattttgttgttgatgttATATTGAGTGGTAATATTGTTTGCAATgagaattaataaaaaaatgactTAATTTGGTCGTATTTATCATTCATCTTCCATATAAATACGAATTGTAGATCAGTTTGTCGTGTTATAATATGGCATTTATATATAGTCAAGTCTAAATTCTTATCACGTTGTTACTATAATGTTGATATTCAGTTACAATAGTGTTCGAGTCGCTATATGCAATAAATTCGGGTCATATGCAGCTCATGCACACAACCGATATGCGCGCATGACAGAAAAGCCCATGGGTGCAATCCAGAATGGACTGAAAGATACCTCAATACTTAATAAATCCAATAAAGTCATGAATTTATACAGATTCTTTTGTTAACTATCAAGAAAAGAACAGCACCGAAAGTATACCtaaaagtttattttatttatctgGGGAAGTTTCTTTTGTTCATCTTATCACACCGACGTTTTATAGTATCTTTTGATTGTTAATTATGGCGgttttcatcattttcttaAGGATTACAAGTTTCCGTCTTTAGCATTCGCGCATTTATTAATTCTTCAtataataggaaaactaatgaaaaagacttgaaaactttgagttttaaagataaggacaaaataacgagtaaagtgaatagtaccatgattaattttttagtgtaaaaatgtggtttttcgttaaagtgaacagtaccagaactttttcgttaaagtttcctataATAATAGTTCAACGATTTAAGACATGGCACATCACCTTTAATTAACGcgtccttttttttctttccccgTTCACATCTTGCTGCTCTCTTGTGAATGTGGTTGCCTCCCTCTGCCTTCAATCACATCTTTCTCGTAATATATGGCTcaataaaaaatattacaaaACCAAATTAGATTGGAGACAAGGGGAGGCAGCCACCTAAGCAAGAGAgtataaagatgtaaatggGAAAATAAAGAAGGATGCATTAACTGACGGATgacaaaaagaaggaaaattatATTCCATATcttaaaactaaaacttaattgtaattatgactaaaattaattaaagatgATGTGTCATGTCCTAAATCGTGAGATTATTATAGTGGTGGAGATTCAGCGAAATGTGAGAAGGCTAAATGCGAAGACTCGTGatcctaaaaacataaaattataaagaaaatagCCTATAACAACCAAAAAACCTGCAAAATGTCGGTGTGATAAGATGAATCAAAGAAATTTTAAGGAAATATACGACTTTCGGTGCcatacaaaaataaaagttaCTCTGAACACTCGTCAAATGTTGTTATACACATTATATTAAAGTATGATCGTATAAAttttagattagatttgatactagttattcttccttataatgacttgtattccttggaggagaatgattcttccctcccttattactataaataaagacactgtATAGGGGGAATAACATATCTTCTACataaccctacaaacacatctttATCTCCCTACTCTTCTCTCTGTCGTGCCCCCTTTCTCCCTTGTTAGATTAAAATAAGCCACAacaaatgcaatttttttttttaagttttagttgATAAGTGGTTTACGGGTAATTAATTGTATATAGTATAATGTAGGTGGACACTTGAGTGAGTTTAGACCAACCCAATTGAAAttggttgggttgggttgtcttgtaaacttcaaaattttatttttcagtaaAAATCTGGCCACCTGTTTAATAGGTGCGTTCGGTTGGATTGAAGTATTATTAACCTAACTAAGACCGAcccatcaaaatccacaattcttaaacatatatgtatattacaTAGACATACATAAAATATAATAGTTATTAAACACActtgtttatttatactttagtttcacataaTTCGAGTTTACATGtattttggattatttgtcaCTTATAATCACTATAGgtataaagaaagaagaggttggTTTGCCCCTTGAACTTGTATAGAGgtgccaatttcccccctgaacctTAATTTTAGCAAACTACTctctgaacttttataattagccaatttccccTGAATTTTAACTTTAGCCGATTAACCCCctaaagttttataaatagccaattccCTCAGTgttagattttaaaatttttatctaTCCAATTTTCCATTCTTTTTGCCCCGATATAGTTGTCATGTGCTGTTCACGTGATCAAACGgataaaaaattggaagaaaatttTTAAGTCTAACCCTAGGGGAAatttggctatttataaaagttcaaggGGGTAAtgggctaaaattaaagtttaggagggtaatcagctaaaattaaagttcaaggggGAAATTAGTTGATTATAAAAGTTCAGGTGGTAATTgaccaaaattaaagttaagggGGAAATTGACAGCTCTATACAAGTTTAGGGAGCAAATTGACAAATATGCCAAGAAAGAAAGTAAACCCAACCCATGAAACCCACCCAACCTAGCCCAACTCGCCTGAGAATGGTTTGGGTGGGTTGGCATGCCCATTTTATTGGGTGGAAATGGATTTCAATAATGTCAAACCGAGTCTATTGGGTTGACCAACGTATTGAAGCCCAACCCAGTGAACACATCTACTGCCCACCCTTATATAGAGAATTGGACATTAGCAGGGATAACCCTCTAAATACAAAGACAaaagataatgatttttaatttacttaagGAGATTAAAAGGAGATTTGTAATCCTACTATATTCACGTGAACCTGAAAGCATAAGTTTTTCTGCCTGATAAGCAATTCATCTTCTACTTCCAAATTGCacacaatttattttcttccttcaaCATACTGAAATATATTCACTCAATCCTTCATGCCAAGCCATGCTTTATAGTTTATTTTAGGTCTACCTTGCATTAGTAATCTGCCCGATAAGACAGGTTTGAAGAGAATTTGTACTGATTAATCAAATCAAAAGTTTGTCAATCACACACAATGTGAATGTAAGATTTTTTTGACCAAAATAGTTGAATTAAACATggtaaaataccaaaaaaatatatatgacaatatttgggaatttcttgtatattcattaatctccaaagtggagtatatataggagttacaattggtattacatatgcaCTTCGTCAATATGGGACAACagactactatttacactttaactaatatataaatatataactcGCGACACTCCCTCTCAAGTTGGAGCAAAGATGTCTCAACAAtgacttaccacactaactgcataagcaatgtcaaggcgagtgtgagacaaataaattaatctccctgCAAGCCTTTGATACCGTTCTTTATGAGTAGGAACATGATCCAGAAATAAGCCTAGTCGATGATTCTGCTCAATTGGAGTATCAATAGGTTTGCAATTTAACATACCTGTTTCAACTAaaaaatcaagaacatacttccgTTGAGATAGAAAAACACCATGCTTGGATCTTGCAACCTCGATcgaagaaaatacttcaattcacccaattctttcatctcaaattcagtaGCTAGGTATTTTTGAAGGCGTTGTACCTCCTCCTGATCATCAATagtcactatcatgtcatcaacataaataatcaatgcagttagcttaccatttcgtcactttagaaacaaagtatgatttGAATGACTCTGAAAATACCCAAACTTtttcattgaacttgtaaacctcccaaaTCACGCTCTaagagattgtttcaaaccatacaaagtCTTTCGCAATATGCACAAAACACCTTTTTCAAGAGATATACTGATACCAGATAGGAGGTCCATATAAACAAACTTCCtccttaagatcaccatgaaggaaaacatttttaacattaaactgcGATAAGGGACAATCTTGGTTTGCTACTAAGGACAGAAGAACACGAACAATGTTAAGTTTGGCAACATGAGCAAAAGTCTCGTGATAGTCCACACCATAGGTGTGAGTATAACCCTAAGCAACTAATCTAGCTTTGTACCGgtcaatagaaccatctgcTTTATGCTTAATAGTGAACACTTATCTACATCCAACTGTTTTCTTCTCATTTGGCAACGGAACCAAATTCCAAGtggaattcttttccaaagcttccatcttAACAGTCatggcattaacccacttagggtcAGATAAAGCATcctgcaattttgttggaatcgATACACTAGATAAttgacatatgtaagatgcatatggtttggacAAACGATGAGTAGACACATAGTTGTTGATAGGATACTTGGCTTTAACATGTATATCAGGttcatattgtactttaggttttccatGATTAACTCGTGGAGGCAAttgataagtagaagaatcaTCAGAATTTACCTCATATGTGTCACAATCTTGTACCAAACCATTAGAAGAATCATCATTGGACGAACCATCAACATGTATCTTGTTAGTCATACTAGCAGCAGGTAACTGGAAAGGCAATTCGTTAGACATACCAGCAACAGGTAACTCGTTGGGCACATCCGATGAGTCGTCAGTAGAAATAGTCTCGGGAATGACAGTTGACGGATTTCCATCTATAGCCGACTGGTCAGTATCACGCAGCATAAAAGGTTCCGTTCCCAACTCTGCCTATAGCACATCATCCATACCATCTCTTCAAATATGCACTTCATTCCCCCTCTATCCTGAAGTGGAGAGTCGGAAGAGGGCTTCATAAAATACGAAACTTCCTCGTGGAAGctgacatccatggtaatataagttttctgagtcggaggatgataacacttatagcctTTCTGATTGTTAGCATATCCAATAAATAAGAAACTTCCTCTGAAGTGGAGAGTCGGAAGAGGGCTTCACAAAATACGAAACTTCTTCGTGGAAGctgacatccatggtaatataagttttcTGAGTTggaggatgataacacttataggCTTTCTGATTGTTAGCATATCCAATAAATATACATCGAAGAACACATGCATCAAGTTAACTCTGCTGATGAGGGTAGACATGCATATACGCCACACACCTAAGCACATTCGGAAGAAGTTTGGATACAGAAATAGGAGAAACATTTTTTTATAGCACATCAAATGGTGTCTGAAAATCCAGAACCATACTTGTAACACGATTTATCAAGTACACAGCAGCCAAAACAACATGCccccacaaatgattaggaacatATTTATCCAACATCACCTCCATCATTTGACAATTCCTCCGTTTgaacacaccattttgttgggtgTAAACATAGTAGTCgtctggtgaataataccatgatcacaaaaaaaaagcatgccaaagtgtgattcacatattctcaTCCGTTATCAGACCTAAGGACCTTAACTTTGGTCTAAAATTGAGTAGACACTATtgcacaaaattcttgaagaagtaaagggacatcactcttattcttcattaagaacacccaagttaattgagtacaatcatcaataaaagtaacaaaccaacaaaatccattagaagtaaccTTCACTGGACCCCGCAATtagaatgtatcaaatcaaatggcaaagtagctttagaatcacttatggaaaatgaagcacgatgactcttagccatgacacatatttcacacttgaactttgaatcactacaagtgcaaaacaaagaaggaaatagatgctTCATATAACTAAATGATGGATGTCCCAAACGTCGATGCCATAACCAAATTTGATGTTTGT
Encoded proteins:
- the LOC139189447 gene encoding uncharacterized protein; its protein translation is MDVSFHEEVSYFMKPSSDSPLQDRGGMKCIFEEMSAIDGNPSTVIPETISTDDSSDVPNELPVAGMSNELPFQLPAASMTNKIHVDGSSNDDSSNGLVQDCDTYEVNSDDSSTYQLPPRVNHGKPKVQYEPDIHVKAKYPINNYVSTHRLSKPYASYICQLSSVSIPTKLQDALSDPKWVNAMTVKMEALEKNSTWNLVPLPNEKKTVGCR